Proteins encoded within one genomic window of Granulicella pectinivorans:
- a CDS encoding sugar transferase, which translates to MFRFLNVYYPKRTVSLFVCEAFLVAGCFLIATLALLGPDTYIAIMYESGGAKIASITALSLILSYYFDLYEPQIVSGRTEIYFRILLVLGFDCFILALVIFLYPAVMISQWVYALGFALLTPVLIVWRNAYDWLLSHRQFRERVYVLGAGEQAHNIVATIRSRSDIGMEVVGWSGAELNKEERKETWIQDLDRLSKGKHALQRIIVAVEDGRGELPVQELLMLRFQGIAVEGVGELNEKLSGKIQLDGLRPSNFLYSEGFRIRASQQMMRNIVSTVAASVGLLLFLPVFPIVALLVKCTSGGPLFFRQTRIGIGGKTFQVIKFRSMFTDAESCGAKWATKNDPRVTRFGMFMRKTRLDEIPQLWNVVRGDMNFVGPRPERPEFVPWLEEQLPFYYLRHLIRPGLTGWAQVRYGYGATLEETKEKLQHDLYYLKHMSLGLDLLIMFETIKTIVRRRGAQ; encoded by the coding sequence ATGTTCCGTTTCCTGAACGTGTATTACCCAAAACGAACGGTGAGCCTTTTCGTCTGCGAAGCGTTCCTCGTGGCTGGATGCTTCCTTATTGCGACGCTTGCGTTGCTCGGACCCGACACGTACATCGCGATTATGTATGAGTCGGGGGGAGCCAAGATCGCGAGCATCACCGCGCTCAGCCTCATCCTGTCGTACTACTTCGATCTGTATGAACCTCAGATCGTATCGGGACGTACCGAGATCTATTTCCGCATCCTGCTTGTTCTCGGTTTCGACTGCTTCATTTTGGCGCTCGTGATCTTTCTCTATCCGGCTGTGATGATTTCACAGTGGGTGTATGCACTTGGATTCGCGCTTCTGACTCCAGTGCTGATTGTTTGGCGCAACGCCTACGACTGGCTTCTCAGTCATCGCCAGTTTCGGGAACGAGTGTACGTGCTCGGCGCAGGAGAACAGGCTCACAACATCGTCGCGACCATCCGTTCACGCTCCGATATTGGGATGGAAGTGGTCGGCTGGTCTGGTGCAGAACTGAATAAAGAAGAGCGCAAGGAAACCTGGATCCAGGATCTGGACCGGCTTTCAAAAGGGAAGCACGCTTTGCAGCGCATCATCGTTGCGGTTGAGGATGGGCGCGGTGAGCTCCCAGTGCAGGAGCTTCTCATGCTTCGCTTTCAGGGGATCGCCGTGGAAGGTGTCGGCGAACTCAACGAGAAGCTATCCGGCAAGATCCAGTTGGATGGATTGCGTCCGAGCAACTTCCTTTATAGCGAAGGCTTTCGCATTCGCGCCTCGCAGCAGATGATGCGCAACATCGTTTCGACCGTTGCCGCTTCCGTGGGGCTTCTTCTTTTTCTTCCTGTGTTTCCCATCGTTGCGCTTCTTGTGAAATGCACGTCGGGAGGACCACTCTTCTTTCGACAGACTCGCATTGGTATTGGCGGGAAGACATTCCAGGTAATCAAGTTTCGTTCGATGTTTACGGATGCGGAGTCTTGTGGGGCGAAATGGGCGACGAAGAATGACCCCCGGGTAACACGCTTTGGCATGTTCATGCGGAAGACTCGCCTTGACGAGATTCCACAGTTATGGAACGTAGTTCGAGGCGACATGAACTTTGTCGGGCCTCGGCCGGAACGTCCTGAGTTTGTGCCGTGGCTCGAAGAGCAGCTTCCGTTCTACTACTTGCGGCACTTGATTCGACCTGGTCTTACAGGCTGGGCCCAGGTGCGTTACGGATACGGCGCAACGCTGGAAGAGACAAAGGAAAAGCTTCAACACGACCTCTACTACCTAAAGCACATGTCGCTGGGCCTCGATCTGCTGATCATGTTCGAGACGATCAAGACGATCGTACGACGACGGGGCGCACAGTGA
- a CDS encoding exosortase/archaeosortase family protein: protein MVKEAEIPIANIRRGSSVPKCQVHTWVMGVLILALVFSLYLDIGIKLVSDWFELPDFSHGFLIPFFVAFLVWDQRRILFAEATSPSWWGLTLVAAGVVTLLTGVFGADLFLSRISFILLCAGLIWTLAGRRALGKTKFILFVLLLAIPLPTLLFNQITFPLQLFASRLASAALPLAGVPVLRDGNVIQLPAMQLEVAEACSGIRSLLSLFTVAVIYGYFLEPTRWRRLALALAAVPIAVAANALRIVGTGLCVQYWNPDKAIGFFHEFSGWLMFVISLCCLFFIHSAMRLIARKAVSV, encoded by the coding sequence ATGGTAAAGGAAGCTGAGATCCCAATTGCCAATATCCGCCGCGGCTCATCGGTCCCGAAGTGCCAAGTCCACACCTGGGTTATGGGCGTGTTGATCCTGGCCCTGGTGTTCAGTCTCTATCTGGATATCGGCATCAAGCTTGTATCGGACTGGTTTGAGCTTCCCGACTTCTCCCATGGATTCCTCATCCCGTTCTTCGTCGCCTTTCTCGTTTGGGATCAACGCCGCATCCTCTTCGCGGAAGCTACTTCGCCAAGCTGGTGGGGACTGACGCTGGTGGCCGCTGGCGTTGTCACCCTGCTTACGGGCGTCTTCGGTGCGGACCTCTTCCTGTCGAGAATCTCCTTCATCCTTCTCTGCGCCGGGCTCATCTGGACCCTCGCCGGTCGCCGTGCGCTTGGCAAGACCAAATTCATTCTTTTCGTCCTTCTGCTCGCAATTCCCTTGCCTACGCTCCTCTTCAACCAGATCACCTTCCCTCTGCAACTTTTTGCGTCGCGGCTTGCCAGCGCCGCGCTCCCTCTCGCTGGTGTTCCAGTCCTCCGCGATGGCAATGTCATCCAGTTGCCCGCCATGCAGCTTGAGGTCGCGGAGGCCTGTAGCGGTATACGGTCGCTGCTGAGCCTGTTCACGGTAGCCGTGATCTACGGATATTTTCTAGAGCCGACCCGGTGGCGTCGTCTTGCACTCGCTCTCGCAGCGGTGCCGATCGCAGTTGCCGCAAACGCGTTGCGCATCGTAGGAACCGGCCTTTGCGTTCAATATTGGAATCCCGATAAGGCCATCGGATTCTTTCATGAATTCTCGGGCTGGCTCATGTTCGTTATCTCGCTCTGCTGTCTCTTCTTCATCCACAGTGCCATGCGGCTGATCGCGCGAAAGGCGGTCTCCGTATGA
- a CDS encoding CpsD/CapB family tyrosine-protein kinase — translation MSKIYEALLRAEIERLTTKDEVSQATTVPLPVRERDYAELSAGPGWPDVDVVASSVLNGLPSDPAKIAVKRWKPLLHQLPALGERGASVEQFRTLRSRVQEFRDLGVLKTVLVSSGLPGEGKSFVSANLAISLARRKQNRVLLIDGDMRRSSLHKLLGAPCEPGLTDYLSGNASMFDVMQRAHASDGMPSALSSLTFIAGGGDADNAADLSSNNRFKELIVKASAFFDWIIVDSSPVNVIADGVNLAHACDGVLLVARGGVTKFETAQRALSQLKASNVLGIVLNAVSDPPVSGGYYGYDAPGKQTT, via the coding sequence ATGAGCAAAATCTATGAAGCACTGCTGCGCGCTGAGATTGAGCGCCTGACAACGAAGGATGAAGTTTCGCAAGCGACAACTGTCCCGCTACCAGTTCGAGAGAGAGACTATGCCGAGCTGTCGGCGGGACCCGGCTGGCCTGATGTGGATGTGGTTGCATCTTCTGTTCTGAACGGTTTGCCTTCTGATCCTGCGAAGATCGCGGTCAAACGTTGGAAGCCTCTTCTTCACCAGCTTCCGGCTCTTGGAGAGCGCGGTGCCTCCGTAGAGCAATTTCGCACCTTGCGCTCTCGCGTTCAAGAGTTTCGTGATCTTGGTGTGCTGAAGACTGTTTTGGTGAGTAGTGGCCTGCCCGGTGAGGGTAAAAGTTTCGTCTCAGCAAACCTTGCCATCTCTCTGGCGCGCAGAAAACAGAATCGCGTTCTGTTGATCGACGGAGACATGCGACGGAGTTCGCTCCACAAACTTCTCGGGGCACCCTGCGAGCCTGGTTTGACAGACTATCTCTCCGGCAACGCATCCATGTTCGATGTCATGCAAAGAGCCCACGCGAGCGACGGTATGCCTTCCGCGTTGTCTTCGCTGACGTTCATAGCGGGCGGTGGAGATGCAGACAATGCGGCGGACCTTTCGAGTAATAACCGCTTCAAAGAACTGATCGTGAAGGCGTCTGCCTTCTTCGACTGGATCATCGTCGATTCTTCACCGGTGAATGTCATTGCAGATGGAGTCAATCTCGCACACGCCTGCGATGGTGTCCTGCTCGTCGCGCGTGGCGGTGTGACGAAGTTTGAAACGGCACAGCGAGCGCTCTCTCAACTCAAGGCCAGCAACGTGTTGGGTATTGTCTTGAACGCAGTCTCCGACCCTCCGGTGAGCGGCGGCTATTACGGCTACGACGCGCCGGGCAAGCAGACGACCTAA
- a CDS encoding GumC family protein, whose protein sequence is MLGHRTLTLEDYVSILKRRGWMILIPVIILPIIAFAATFLVAPQYLSQTLVIIEGQKVPDNYVKPVISSDLDSRLASMKEQILSRSSIQPIIERYNLYSGKSMSMDDRIDLARRSIEIKPIASEIAHSSGLPGFFVSFKAGDAHTAQLVCGDITSLFLGENLRSREASAQGTTDFLKSQLADAKRNLDEHDAKLANFQRQYIGRLPGEEQPNVNMLTSLNTQLDAATQALSRMEQDKAYEEAMLAQQSQSFQSSSTAGLSQPGTRQTRELELQSLLSQEADLTSHYTADYPDVIAVKRKVADLRREIARTPTVTGAQVSVAFPNRNDSMAVQQLRAQIHSAEIGIQAKRKDQAQIQSQIGMYQSRIQSSPLVEQEYKELTRDYQTAQTFYDDLLTKMNQSKMATDLEKRQQGEQFRVMDEPNLPDAPFSPKRSVFVMGGLVGGLALGLLTVGLFEYSDTSLRNERDVWAFTKLPTLGVIAFSDVISDVAPQGRFALLRRSFSRRLSKPSATPVGG, encoded by the coding sequence ATGCTGGGTCACCGCACACTGACGTTGGAAGACTACGTCTCAATTCTGAAACGCCGAGGTTGGATGATCCTGATTCCTGTGATCATTCTTCCCATTATTGCCTTCGCTGCAACGTTTCTTGTTGCTCCTCAGTACCTCTCGCAGACGCTCGTCATCATTGAAGGGCAGAAGGTTCCGGACAACTATGTCAAGCCGGTCATCTCGTCTGATCTGGACAGCCGCCTGGCCTCGATGAAAGAGCAGATTCTAAGCCGCTCAAGCATCCAGCCCATCATTGAGAGATACAACCTCTACTCTGGCAAGTCGATGTCGATGGACGATCGCATCGACCTCGCGCGACGCAGCATCGAGATCAAGCCAATCGCCTCAGAGATTGCGCACTCTTCCGGACTTCCGGGCTTCTTTGTCTCCTTCAAAGCTGGCGATGCCCACACCGCACAATTGGTCTGTGGTGATATTACGTCGCTCTTTCTTGGCGAGAATCTACGCTCACGCGAGGCATCCGCTCAAGGCACGACTGACTTTTTGAAGAGCCAACTGGCCGATGCGAAGCGCAACCTCGATGAACATGATGCGAAGCTCGCCAACTTTCAGCGGCAGTACATCGGACGACTGCCGGGTGAAGAGCAACCTAACGTCAACATGCTGACCAGTCTAAACACGCAGTTGGACGCAGCGACTCAGGCACTGTCGCGCATGGAGCAGGACAAAGCATACGAAGAGGCTATGCTGGCTCAACAGTCACAGAGCTTTCAGTCTTCGAGCACTGCTGGTCTAAGCCAGCCCGGGACACGGCAGACACGCGAACTTGAGTTGCAGAGTTTGCTCTCGCAGGAAGCTGATCTCACGAGCCACTATACCGCCGACTATCCCGACGTGATCGCGGTGAAGCGTAAGGTCGCTGATCTTCGCCGTGAGATTGCGCGCACGCCGACGGTCACGGGGGCTCAGGTCAGTGTCGCATTCCCGAACAGGAACGACTCAATGGCTGTGCAACAGTTGCGGGCGCAGATCCATTCGGCGGAAATTGGCATCCAGGCGAAACGGAAGGATCAGGCGCAGATTCAATCGCAGATCGGGATGTATCAGAGCCGCATTCAGTCCAGTCCGCTTGTGGAGCAGGAATACAAGGAACTGACTCGGGACTATCAGACGGCGCAGACGTTCTATGACGATCTGCTGACCAAGATGAACCAGTCGAAAATGGCAACTGACCTTGAAAAACGCCAGCAGGGCGAGCAGTTTCGAGTGATGGATGAGCCGAATCTTCCCGATGCACCATTCTCTCCCAAGCGCAGCGTGTTTGTAATGGGTGGTCTGGTCGGGGGACTTGCCCTGGGACTTTTGACGGTGGGTTTGTTCGAGTACAGCGATACCTCGCTGCGTAACGAGCGCGATGTGTGGGCCTTCACAAAGCTACCTACTCTCGGTGTCATCGCATTTTCTGATGTCATTTCAGATGTCGCGCCTCAGGGACGCTTCGCGTTGCTCCGGCGATCCTTCAGCCGGAGGCTTTCAAAACCTTCTGCCACGCCGGTGGGGGGATAG
- a CDS encoding sigma 54-interacting transcriptional regulator: protein MPDDMPPLKIVFGSTPEMVSIRQKLESVAPTEIPVLIQGESGTGKEVCVRMMHAFRGKTGGQLVKVSCPAIPQSLLETELFGYEKGAFTGANSTKRGRVEQADGGTLFLDEVGSLDVTVQSKLLQLLQDGTFMRVGGHDTRSIRTRLVTVANGNLQDQVRDGSFRLDFLYRINAMTIDIPPLRRRLGDIPEIVDYLLEQHAHAFRISPPPLSRSAMRWMQQYQWPGNIRQLDNLVRSYVLLGDEERLIAELSHEETDERDPIANLDVSEPISLKQVTRRATHNLERQIIMRVLRANSWNRQKTAKWLKISYRSLLYKLNDKGSEQDADKKAPSPVTVSKVPSRSGTPTAGPRLL, encoded by the coding sequence ATGCCAGACGATATGCCGCCCCTGAAAATCGTATTCGGATCTACGCCGGAAATGGTATCCATTCGCCAAAAGCTTGAGTCCGTCGCGCCGACAGAAATTCCCGTTCTGATTCAGGGCGAGAGCGGCACGGGAAAGGAAGTGTGCGTGAGAATGATGCACGCGTTTCGTGGCAAGACGGGCGGCCAACTCGTCAAGGTCAGTTGTCCCGCAATCCCTCAATCTCTGCTCGAAACCGAACTCTTTGGGTACGAGAAGGGCGCATTTACTGGTGCGAACTCGACAAAGAGGGGCCGAGTAGAACAAGCCGATGGCGGAACACTCTTTCTGGATGAAGTTGGAAGCCTCGACGTGACCGTTCAATCCAAACTGCTCCAATTGCTGCAAGACGGTACATTTATGAGGGTAGGCGGCCACGATACAAGATCGATCAGGACGCGTCTCGTCACGGTCGCCAATGGGAATCTCCAGGACCAAGTGAGAGACGGCTCATTCCGTCTGGACTTTCTGTATCGCATCAACGCGATGACGATCGATATCCCTCCGTTACGTCGGCGCCTGGGTGACATTCCCGAAATCGTCGATTACCTCCTCGAGCAGCACGCGCACGCATTCCGCATCTCGCCTCCGCCGCTTTCCCGATCGGCGATGCGATGGATGCAGCAGTATCAGTGGCCAGGCAACATCCGGCAACTCGACAACCTGGTCCGCAGCTATGTCCTGCTTGGCGATGAGGAGAGACTAATCGCGGAGTTGAGTCATGAAGAAACCGACGAACGTGATCCGATCGCCAATCTCGATGTCAGTGAACCGATCTCACTGAAACAAGTCACAAGGCGCGCTACGCACAATCTAGAGCGCCAGATCATCATGCGGGTCTTGCGGGCAAACAGTTGGAACCGTCAGAAAACCGCCAAATGGCTAAAGATCAGCTATCGATCTCTCTTATACAAGCTCAACGACAAGGGTTCTGAACAAGACGCCGACAAGAAAGCGCCATCGCCGGTCACGGTCTCCAAGGTGCCATCCCGCTCCGGTACTCCCACTGCCGGCCCTAGGCTTCTATAA
- a CDS encoding SDR family oxidoreductase, which produces MARYLITGIAGFIGSTLAHALVNQGHQVCGIDNLSTGRLANIADIASSITFHQADIQDINALHAACIGVDYVLHQAALASVPRSVKDPLASHESNINGTLNVLLAARDAKVKRIVYAASSSAYGDQPVQPKQEEMSPNPLSPYAAQKLAGEYYMQSFCKVYGMEAICLRYFNIYGPRQAADSPYSGVIAQFIYKMMAGDTPMINGDGLTSRDFTFVDNAVRANLLACDAPKQYATGRVFNVGTGCSHTLNDLYCALAELLEFKDNAKYGPARVGDVQHSLANIERGRIELGYRPKTDFRAGLEETVRWYLAESRSAIEHEMTSVETPAFDLGRMNDMKEAQHVMQAYEGVR; this is translated from the coding sequence ATGGCACGCTATCTCATTACCGGCATCGCCGGATTTATTGGCTCTACCCTTGCGCATGCTCTTGTCAACCAGGGTCATCAGGTTTGCGGGATCGACAACCTGTCGACCGGACGCCTGGCAAACATCGCGGATATTGCCTCGTCGATTACTTTCCATCAGGCCGACATTCAGGATATCAACGCTTTACATGCGGCTTGCATTGGAGTGGATTATGTTCTTCATCAGGCAGCTCTGGCATCTGTGCCACGTTCTGTAAAAGATCCTCTTGCCTCGCACGAGTCCAACATCAACGGAACCTTGAATGTTCTTCTCGCGGCACGTGACGCCAAGGTGAAACGCATTGTGTATGCTGCGTCATCGTCGGCGTATGGAGATCAGCCCGTCCAGCCGAAACAAGAGGAGATGAGCCCAAATCCACTTTCACCTTACGCTGCACAGAAGCTTGCAGGCGAGTACTACATGCAGTCTTTCTGCAAGGTCTACGGCATGGAAGCTATCTGCCTGCGCTACTTCAATATCTATGGGCCGCGCCAAGCCGCGGACTCTCCGTATTCAGGTGTCATCGCTCAATTTATCTACAAGATGATGGCCGGCGATACGCCCATGATCAACGGCGATGGGCTTACCAGCCGGGATTTCACGTTTGTCGACAACGCTGTGCGTGCGAATCTCCTCGCGTGTGACGCTCCGAAGCAGTACGCGACTGGCCGGGTGTTCAACGTGGGTACGGGCTGCAGCCACACGTTGAACGATCTATACTGCGCCCTCGCAGAGCTACTGGAGTTCAAAGACAATGCGAAGTATGGACCCGCGCGCGTGGGAGATGTACAGCATTCGCTGGCGAATATCGAGCGAGGCCGCATCGAGCTCGGGTATCGACCCAAGACTGATTTCAGGGCTGGGCTTGAAGAGACGGTGCGTTGGTATCTTGCAGAGTCTCGCTCTGCCATCGAGCACGAAATGACGTCCGTCGAAACACCGGCTTTCGATCTGGGCCGCATGAACGATATGAAGGAAGCACAGCACGTGATGCAAGCGTATGAAGGAGTTCGATGA
- a CDS encoding polysaccharide biosynthesis/export family protein codes for MANVSDTAPNSSQYVIAAGDTIQVAVWKEPSLSSSFPVRPDGMISLALIGDLPAAGFTPMTLSTDISARLKKYINQPNVTVTVLSVHVKQVYVLGEVQHVGPVTFLTGMSPLQVLSTAGGLTPYANGKKIYILHGEPGKQQKIPFDYKKAIRDGNQQGVSLAAGDTIVVP; via the coding sequence ATGGCGAATGTTTCGGATACGGCACCGAATTCATCACAATATGTCATTGCTGCAGGCGACACGATCCAGGTGGCTGTATGGAAAGAGCCGAGTCTATCCAGCTCGTTCCCGGTGCGCCCGGACGGGATGATCTCGCTTGCGTTGATCGGTGACCTTCCAGCTGCCGGCTTCACTCCGATGACGCTTAGTACGGACATTAGCGCGCGGTTGAAGAAGTACATCAACCAGCCGAACGTGACGGTGACGGTGCTCTCTGTGCACGTCAAACAGGTCTACGTGCTGGGCGAAGTGCAGCATGTAGGCCCGGTCACTTTCCTTACGGGCATGAGCCCGCTGCAGGTTCTTTCGACGGCGGGTGGCCTTACCCCCTATGCGAACGGGAAGAAGATCTACATTCTCCACGGAGAGCCGGGCAAGCAGCAGAAGATTCCCTTCGACTACAAGAAGGCGATCCGGGATGGAAATCAACAAGGGGTCTCGCTTGCCGCAGGCGACACCATCGTGGTGCCCTAA
- a CDS encoding ExeA family protein, protein MYKRFFGIESNPFSGSPDPRFLHMMPHTREALAALEYGITTRKGFIVLTGEVGTGKTTLLRHVLNSFNPELVLTSFVFNPRMDFIDFLEFVLCDFGLSPTARTKSGMLIQLNRWLIERFWHGQTCVVVVDEAQNLSCDLMEEIRLLTNLETSSEKLLQIVISGQPELEEKLKQDDLRQLRQRVALWCRTQALTHQQTVSYIEERLKIAGAVQPVFTEDAATLIHRASAGIPRVINLICEHSMILAYVEELLRIPAALVGAVIQDLDLELTTSPCLSAFDQGDGDPLTHDHSPLSSNINAKRLSTWTEGERRDL, encoded by the coding sequence ATGTACAAGAGATTCTTTGGGATTGAGAGCAACCCCTTCAGTGGGAGCCCCGATCCGCGCTTTCTCCACATGATGCCGCATACGCGCGAAGCATTGGCTGCGCTGGAGTACGGTATCACCACGCGGAAAGGCTTCATCGTTCTTACGGGTGAGGTCGGCACCGGCAAGACGACACTGTTGCGGCATGTTCTCAACTCGTTCAACCCGGAACTGGTCTTAACGTCCTTCGTGTTCAACCCACGAATGGACTTCATCGATTTCCTGGAGTTTGTTCTCTGTGATTTTGGTCTATCACCGACGGCACGAACGAAGTCAGGCATGCTGATTCAACTCAATCGCTGGCTGATCGAGCGATTCTGGCACGGTCAGACCTGCGTCGTGGTTGTTGACGAGGCTCAGAATCTTTCGTGCGATCTGATGGAGGAGATTCGCCTGCTGACGAACCTGGAAACCTCATCGGAGAAACTGCTGCAGATCGTTATTTCGGGACAACCCGAGCTCGAGGAAAAGCTCAAGCAGGATGATCTTCGCCAGCTAAGGCAGAGGGTTGCACTGTGGTGCCGTACGCAGGCGCTTACCCACCAGCAGACGGTTTCCTATATCGAAGAAAGGTTGAAGATTGCAGGGGCTGTCCAGCCTGTATTCACAGAGGACGCGGCCACGTTGATCCACCGTGCGAGTGCCGGAATCCCCAGAGTAATCAACCTGATCTGTGAACACTCGATGATTCTCGCGTATGTCGAGGAGTTGCTGCGCATCCCCGCGGCCCTGGTCGGGGCTGTCATTCAGGATCTGGATCTTGAGCTCACGACATCACCCTGTCTGAGCGCTTTCGATCAAGGCGATGGCGATCCTTTGACTCACGACCATTCGCCGCTCTCTTCCAATATCAACGCAAAACGCCTCTCCACCTGGACTGAAGGCGAGAGACGAGACCTATGA
- a CDS encoding nucleotide sugar dehydrogenase codes for MSLDNTIFFDASSLSSSAAERLGRLQARTARIGVIGLGYVGLPLTLLLAEAGFQVTGFDIDEKKIGDLEAGRSYIFRIPEEEIQAARAQGLRATSDFSRLAEQDAILMCVPTPLTSHREPDLSYIENTARATATWIREGQLVVLESTTYPGTTEDVLIPLLESGNPHGLRAQTNVAAATGEGVFYVAFSPEREDPGNTTVARRDIPKVVGGHDPIATHMAATLYEGIFEKAVRVSTTRVAEMTKLLENIYRCVNIALVNELKVLSLRMDVNIWEVIDAASTKPFGFHPFYPGPGLGGHCIPIDPFYLSWKAKEYDFNTRFIELAGEVNEGMPEFVTQQVAKALNREKKALNGSKILMLGMSYKRNIDDLRESPSLTIIELLRAEGAEVLYNDPYHPTVGRGRHYNLNMTSTPLDNLSQYDCVLIVTDHSDYDYQQIVNESKLVVDTRNATKGIASTKIVLC; via the coding sequence ATGAGCCTGGACAACACGATTTTTTTTGACGCATCCTCTTTGTCTTCAAGTGCGGCTGAACGCTTGGGACGCCTTCAGGCGCGGACAGCCAGAATCGGTGTCATAGGCCTCGGTTATGTGGGGCTTCCGCTTACCCTGCTGCTGGCCGAAGCAGGCTTTCAAGTCACAGGATTCGATATCGACGAGAAGAAGATCGGCGATCTTGAGGCGGGCCGTTCTTACATCTTTCGCATCCCCGAAGAAGAGATTCAAGCCGCACGAGCGCAAGGTCTTCGTGCGACCTCTGACTTTTCGCGACTTGCGGAGCAGGACGCCATTTTGATGTGTGTTCCGACACCGCTCACCAGTCATCGCGAACCGGATCTGAGCTATATCGAGAACACCGCGCGTGCCACTGCCACCTGGATCCGGGAAGGGCAGCTGGTTGTGCTTGAGAGCACAACTTATCCCGGTACGACGGAGGATGTGCTGATCCCATTGCTAGAGTCAGGTAATCCGCATGGCCTGCGCGCGCAAACAAACGTCGCAGCTGCCACCGGGGAAGGTGTGTTCTATGTTGCGTTCTCTCCGGAGCGGGAAGATCCGGGGAACACGACCGTTGCTCGACGTGACATTCCCAAGGTGGTGGGCGGTCATGATCCTATTGCGACTCACATGGCCGCTACCTTGTATGAGGGGATCTTCGAGAAGGCTGTGCGTGTCTCGACAACGCGAGTTGCCGAGATGACCAAGTTGCTGGAGAACATCTATCGTTGCGTCAACATTGCGCTGGTCAACGAGCTGAAGGTTTTGAGTCTGAGGATGGATGTCAACATCTGGGAGGTCATCGACGCAGCATCCACGAAGCCTTTCGGCTTTCATCCCTTCTATCCAGGACCGGGGCTTGGGGGACACTGCATTCCAATCGATCCGTTTTACCTTAGCTGGAAGGCGAAGGAGTACGACTTCAATACGAGGTTCATCGAGCTGGCCGGCGAGGTGAATGAGGGGATGCCTGAGTTCGTAACGCAGCAGGTTGCGAAAGCACTGAACAGGGAAAAGAAGGCCCTGAACGGCTCCAAGATCCTCATGCTTGGCATGTCCTATAAGCGCAATATCGATGATCTGCGGGAGTCTCCGTCGCTGACCATCATCGAGTTGCTTCGTGCTGAGGGAGCGGAGGTTCTTTACAACGATCCCTACCATCCCACCGTGGGTCGTGGCCGCCATTACAACCTGAACATGACCTCTACGCCGCTGGACAACCTGTCGCAATACGACTGCGTACTGATCGTGACAGATCACTCAGACTACGATTATCAGCAGATCGTGAACGAATCCAAGCTGGTGGTGGATACGCGTAACGCGACGAAGGGGATTGCCTCTACCAAGATCGTGCTTTGCTAA